The following are encoded in a window of Saccharothrix longispora genomic DNA:
- a CDS encoding LysR family transcriptional regulator yields MAFTLEQLRGFVAVADELHFGRAAARLKMTQPPLSRQIQKLERAVGAQLLVRDNRRVALTAAGRVFLAQARRLLVLADAAPEQARRVSSGSSGLIRVGFTAASAYGVLGALLDRLSDELPDLDVDLVEMVTREQVAGLLDEEVDLGLARPPFDRATFGSRLLHREALLIAAPTGHRLLGAGPLVTAADVASEPVVMHSPTKARYFHDLVVGAVPIARGNTVHAVSQVLTMLWLVAAGRGIAFVPESAARLSIEGVGFVRLATAVPEPVELHLLWLRASANPALWRVLDALEDHAPPP; encoded by the coding sequence ATGGCGTTCACGCTGGAGCAGCTGCGCGGGTTCGTCGCGGTGGCCGATGAGCTCCACTTCGGTCGGGCCGCCGCCCGCCTGAAGATGACCCAGCCGCCGTTGAGCAGGCAGATCCAGAAGCTGGAACGCGCGGTCGGCGCGCAACTGCTGGTCCGCGACAACCGCAGGGTGGCCCTCACCGCCGCCGGCCGGGTGTTCCTGGCGCAGGCGCGGCGGCTGCTGGTGCTGGCCGACGCCGCGCCCGAGCAGGCGAGGCGGGTGTCGTCGGGCTCCAGCGGCCTGATCCGCGTCGGGTTCACCGCCGCCTCGGCCTACGGCGTGCTGGGCGCCCTGCTCGACCGGCTGTCCGACGAGCTGCCGGACCTCGACGTCGACCTCGTCGAGATGGTGACCCGCGAGCAGGTCGCCGGCCTGCTCGACGAGGAGGTCGACCTGGGACTGGCACGCCCGCCGTTCGACCGCGCCACGTTCGGCTCGCGCCTGCTGCACCGGGAGGCGCTGCTCATCGCCGCGCCCACCGGCCACCGGCTGCTCGGGGCGGGACCGCTGGTCACGGCCGCCGACGTGGCGTCCGAACCGGTGGTCATGCACTCGCCCACGAAGGCGCGCTACTTCCACGACCTCGTGGTGGGGGCCGTGCCGATCGCGCGCGGGAACACCGTGCACGCGGTGAGCCAGGTGCTCACGATGCTGTGGCTGGTGGCGGCGGGTCGGGGTATCGCGTTCGTGCCGGAGTCCGCGGCGCGGCTGTCCATCGAGGGCGTGGGGTTCGTGCGGCTGGCCACCGCCGTGCCCGAGCCGGTGGAGTTGCACCTGCTGTGGTTGCGCGCGTCGGCCAACCCGGCGCTGTGGCGGGTGCTGGACGCGCTGGAGGACCACGCGCCGCCGCCGTGA